The proteins below are encoded in one region of Helianthus annuus cultivar XRQ/B chromosome 2, HanXRQr2.0-SUNRISE, whole genome shotgun sequence:
- the LOC110941829 gene encoding tryptophan N-monooxygenase CYP79A68, translated as MDETNTNILCIRLGNVYVISVSDPNIALEFLKDTDRIFSSRPDSMSAYLTSGGYLNTALAPMGDHWKMMKKIISSEILSVARHKWLLNKRNEEDDNVLRYIYNQCKTNLGVTKGLVNVRIVGQQYSSNMVRKLIFGSRYFGKGRADGGPGEEEIEHADSLSIILVYVYAFCVTDYIPCLRWITDFDGHEKSIRQAILTARKHQDSLIDERIKQWKDGVRTKQDDLLDVFININNPRLNASEIKAQILDLILAAYVNVSNNTEWAMAEMMNNPKIFDKAVHELDLVVGKHRLVHEFDLHHLNYIKACVKEALRLHPVAPFNLPYVTTADSTVAGYLIPKGSHVMVSRIGLSRNPEVWDDPLTFNPDRHMKGDKEVVLTDHNLHTFSFSTGLRGCPGVLLGSTMTTMLLARLVQGFMWELPPNEPHVDLRENLQDLAKAKPLVALAKPRLPQHIYPTLHNA; from the exons ATGGACGAAACGAACACCAACATCCTATGCATTCGCCTTGGCAACGTGTATGTCATATCTGTGAGTGATCCAAACATCGCTCTCGAGTTTTTGAAGGACACAGATAGGATCTTCTCGTCTAGGCCTGATTCCATGTCAGCTTATCTGACGAGTGGTGGTTACTTGAACACCGCCCTTGCTCCAATGGGAGATCACTGGAAGATGATGAAAAAAATTATTTCCTCTGAGATTCTTTCGGTCGCTAGGCATAAGTGGCTTTTAAACAAGCGAAACGAAGAAGATGATAATGTACTAAG gtacatttacAACCAATGCAAGACAAATCTTGGGGTCACCAAAGGTTTGGTGAATGTGAGGATTGTTGGGCAACAATACTCGAGCAACATGGTAAGAAAGCTCATATTCGGGAGTAGGTATTTTGGTAAAGGGAGAGCAGATGGTGGACCTGGGGAAGAAGAGATTGAGCATGCTGATTCACTTTCCATAATTCTTGTTTACGTTTACGCGTTTTGTGTGACGGATTACATACCGTGTTTGCGATGGATAACGGATTTTGATGGGCATGAGAAGAGCATAAGGCAAGCGATTCTCACCGCACGAAAACATCAAGATTCTTTGATTGATGAGAGGATTAAGCAATGGAAAGATGGTGTTAGGACAAAACAAGATGACTTATTAGACGTGTTCATCAACATTAATAACCCGCGACTAAATGCTAGCGAAATAAAAGCCCAGATCCTT GATCTAATTCTTGCAGCTTATGTTAATGTTTCAAATAACACTGAATGGGCGATGGCGGAGATGATGAACAATCCGAAGATATTCGATAAAGCTGTCCATGAGCTCGATTTGGTGGTGGGAAAGCATAGATTGGTTCATGAATTTGATCTACATCATCTCAATTACATCAAAGCTTGTGTAAAGGAGGCTCTGAGGTTGCACCCAGTTGCACCTTTCAACCTCCCTTACGTGACAACTGCTGACTCTACTGTTGCGGGATACCTTATACCAAAGGGAAGCCACGTGATGGTGAGTCGTATCGGGCTAAGTCGGAACCCTGAAGTTTGGGATGACCCGTTAACTTTCAATCCAGACCGTCACATGAAAGGTGATAAGGAAGTGGTGTTAACCGATCACAACCTTCACACGTTTTCGTTTAGCACTGGTTTGCGTGGGTGCCCAGGAGTGCTGTTGGGCTCGACCATGACCACAATGCTTCTAGCGAGGCTCGTACAAGGGTTCATGTGGGAGTTGCCCCCTAACGAACCACATGTTGATCTCAGGGAGAACCTACAAGATTTAGCAAAAGCAAAGCCATTGGTGGCTTTAGCCAAGCCTCGTCTGCCTCAACATATTTATCCCACTCTACACAATGCTTAA
- the LOC110941828 gene encoding putative F-box protein At1g32420, which yields METLDEAEQSMTAYKKANISIPTEIIEDIFSRVPVKSILRFRSLSKPWLSRLSSPSFIKLRPHRTAFFISAYDKSTRKRHFLSASYDGGPVTHVMTLNDVGYADITEAQHLNGLVCFACVKRRSRYYDAQVFVVNPSTHKVFKLPQLDSDFSKYPLQKGCYLFGFDETKNEHKVLIIRKSSHIMEIMIYSMLNYSWRKIYLEPPVGFEFWESLAFENDYDFYDIACVNSVVHLMLIDTHDILGFDLRTEKFTIINTPQGVKPHEFDDYVNVPFMIKVNGCIGVVCHDLVLENNEIHIWTLQDYENRVWVKETITFPKSFIELGEPLPIESVNMDEVIFSRFKFSPNIEKSVSIYNKKSKCFKDLPFTLGHQIPLSTTVEVKQIGYYVESMVP from the coding sequence ATGGAAACCCTAGATGAAGCAGAGCAATCGATGACAGCATACAAGAAAGCAAATATTTCAATCCCAACCGAAATCATCGAAGATATCTTCTCCAGAGTCCCCGTCAAATCCATTCTCCGATTCAGGTCCCTCTCTAAACCATGGCTCTCGCGCCTCTCCTCTCCATCATTCATCAAACTTCGCCCCCACCGCACCGCCTTTTTCATTTCCGCTTACGATAAATCCACTCGCAAACGACACTTTCTTTCCGCCTCCTATGACGGTGGCCCCGTCACTCATGTTATGACACTGAACGACGTTGGTTATGCTGATATAACAGAAGCCCAACATTTGAACGGGTTGGTATGTTTTGCTTGTGTCAAACGGCGTTCCAGATACTATGACGCTCAAGTTTTCGTTGTTAACCCTAGCACACACAAGGTTTTTAAACTCCCTCAACTAGATTCGGATTTTTCCAAGTACCCTTTACAAAAGGGGTGTTACTTATTTGGGTTTGATGAGACTAAAAACGAACATAAGGTTTTAATCATTAGGAAGTCTTCTCATATAATGGAGATTATGATTTACTCTATGTTAAACTATTCATGGAGAAAGATCTATTTAGAGCCTCCTGTTGGTTTTGAATTTTGGGAGAGTTTGGCCTTTGAAAACGACTATGACTTCTACGACATTGCTTGTGTGAATAGTGTAGTGCATCTAATGCTTATAGATACACATGACATTTTGGGGTTTGACTTGAGAACAGAGAAGTTTACGATAATTAACACTCCTCAAGGTGTGAAGCCCCATGAATTTGATGATTACGTTAACGTACCTTTCATGATAAAAGTCAATGGCTGTATAGGAGTTGTTTGTCATGATCTTGTGTTGGAAAACAATGAAATCCATATCTGGACATTACAAGACTATGAAAATCGTGTTTGGGTCAAAGAAACCATTACGTTTCCCAAGTCTTTTATCGAACTAGGCGAGCCTTTACCTATAGAGTCTGTTAATATGGATGAAGTTATCTTTTCCAGGTTCAAGTTTTCTCCGAATATTGAAAAGAGTGTATCTATCTATAACAAGAAGAGCAAATGTTTTAAAGATTTGCCATTCACTCTGGGTCATCAAATTCCATTGTCAACCACCGTGGAAGTCAAACAAATCGGGTATTATGTTGAGAGCATGGTGCCTTAA